In candidate division WOR-3 bacterium, one genomic interval encodes:
- a CDS encoding SBBP repeat-containing protein → MIFIIAFLFNQVNEVWRYCYNGNRNDFGYFILFDKNYNIVACGLTERESGNYNIILFKINSHGQLQWIRELETQENEGVSGIAIDDENSIYIVGATFTDSNNWDYLIIKYDSLGNFCWQKTFGGTGYDYARSITIDEFNNVYITGVMEFSYFTNVGTYKLNKNGEVVWFRNHYENNSLANQGEKIIYDKRGNIFITGSVDFSISGSDILTIKYDTSGNFYWSKIYSTIDYNEWGKIIGIDSSGNVLVSGYNYNPATGEDWVLLKYDQNGRTLFQRRYGRPNTDDETKSIAIDENNNFYVTGFINSYFVINKFNTTGQTIWERMINGGYGNKIVYYHNYLYATGSNNDILTIKCDKNGNEIWRISGNVGFFSEGNDIIIRENEIYVIGTGNQDILIIKYQETSGLQEKKKIKEKLKFFDILGRKIKLKEKFKTLLSLLYRS, encoded by the coding sequence ATGATTTTCATCATCGCATTTCTTTTTAATCAAGTCAACGAAGTTTGGCGATATTGTTATAATGGCAATAGAAACGATTTCGGTTATTTTATCTTGTTTGATAAAAATTATAACATTGTTGCCTGTGGCTTAACAGAAAGGGAAAGCGGTAATTATAATATTATTTTATTTAAAATTAATTCTCATGGACAATTGCAATGGATAAGAGAATTGGAAACACAGGAAAATGAAGGAGTTTCCGGAATAGCAATCGATGATGAAAATTCTATATATATTGTTGGTGCTACTTTTACTGATAGCAATAATTGGGATTATCTTATTATAAAATACGATTCCCTGGGTAATTTTTGTTGGCAGAAAACTTTTGGCGGAACAGGTTATGATTATGCTAGAAGTATCACAATAGATGAGTTTAATAATGTTTATATTACGGGAGTAATGGAATTTTCTTATTTTACTAATGTTGGAACTTATAAATTAAATAAAAATGGTGAAGTAGTTTGGTTTAGAAATCATTATGAGAATAATAGTTTAGCAAACCAAGGGGAAAAGATTATTTATGACAAAAGAGGAAATATTTTTATCACCGGTTCGGTAGATTTTTCTATCAGTGGAAGCGATATTTTAACCATCAAGTATGATACTTCTGGTAATTTTTATTGGTCAAAAATCTATTCAACAATTGATTATAATGAATGGGGTAAGATTATCGGTATTGATAGTAGTGGAAATGTGTTAGTAAGCGGTTATAATTACAATCCGGCAACCGGTGAAGATTGGGTATTATTAAAATACGACCAAAATGGTCGAACACTTTTCCAAAGAAGATATGGAAGACCTAATACCGATGATGAAACAAAAAGTATCGCCATTGATGAAAATAACAATTTTTATGTTACTGGTTTTATTAATTCCTATTTCGTCATTAATAAATTCAATACTACTGGTCAAACCATTTGGGAAAGAATGATTAATGGGGGTTATGGTAATAAAATTGTTTATTATCATAATTATCTTTATGCTACCGGTAGTAATAACGATATTTTAACAATAAAATGTGATAAAAATGGCAATGAAATCTGGCGGATAAGTGGCAATGTGGGATTTTTCAGCGAGGGGAATGATATTATTATCAGAGAGAATGAAATTTATGTTATTGGTACGGGGAACCAAGATATTTTAATTATCAAATATCAAGAAACCTCCGGTCTTCAAGAGAAGAAAAAAATCAAAGAAAAATTAAAATTTTTCGATATTTTGGGAAGAAAAATAAAGTTAAAGGAAAAATTTAAAACTCTTTTATCCCTTCTTTACCGGAGTTAA
- the hprK gene encoding HPr(Ser) kinase/phosphatase, translating to MTEVITKKIKVAELYSEKREDLNLELLSDAGLQEREIVTPDTNRPGLALAGYTEIFLFERIQIMGKTEVGYLATLDDKKRKEAVERVMKFQPPVFIFTHENEAIKDFIEYSKKYQVPILRTNLPTTYFIHRLTSYLDYKLAPETYVHGDLVDVYGIGLLIVGESGIGKSECALDLVARGHRLVADDLVRILRRGEGILMGYSAAKSPKLQHHIEIRGVGIVDIYSLFGVRALRVQKRIEVVVELVKYKKDTDYERLGLEDQYTEILNVKIPLVRIPVIPGKNLALVCEVIAKNHLSKILGYHPAKTFYEELNRILLGKPQVDQFITDDIE from the coding sequence ATGACAGAAGTAATAACCAAAAAGATAAAGGTTGCTGAATTATACTCCGAAAAAAGAGAAGACCTAAATTTAGAACTTCTTAGTGATGCTGGTTTGCAGGAAAGAGAGATAGTTACTCCTGATACTAATCGTCCAGGTTTGGCATTAGCCGGATATACGGAAATTTTTTTATTTGAAAGAATTCAGATAATGGGTAAAACCGAAGTGGGTTATTTAGCTACCCTCGATGATAAGAAACGAAAAGAGGCAGTTGAAAGAGTAATGAAATTTCAACCACCGGTTTTTATTTTTACTCACGAAAATGAAGCAATAAAAGATTTTATTGAGTATAGTAAAAAATACCAGGTTCCGATTCTGAGAACCAATCTACCCACGACCTATTTTATTCATCGACTCACCTCTTATCTGGATTACAAATTGGCACCAGAGACTTATGTTCATGGTGATTTAGTTGATGTTTATGGAATTGGATTGTTAATTGTTGGTGAATCAGGAATTGGTAAAAGTGAATGTGCTTTAGATTTAGTAGCCCGAGGACATCGTTTAGTAGCGGATGATTTGGTTAGAATTTTACGAAGAGGAGAAGGAATTTTAATGGGTTATAGTGCAGCCAAAAGTCCTAAGTTACAACATCATATTGAAATCCGCGGAGTAGGAATTGTTGATATTTATAGCCTCTTTGGTGTACGCGCCTTAAGGGTGCAGAAAAGGATTGAAGTGGTAGTGGAACTGGTAAAATACAAAAAAGATACCGATTACGAAAGATTAGGTTTAGAAGATCAGTATACCGAGATTTTAAATGTAAAAATTCCTCTTGTTAGAATTCCCGTTATCCCCGGTAAAAACCTTGCTTTAGTTTGTGAAGTGATTGCTAAAAATCACCTTTCTAAAATTTTGGGTTATCATCCAGCAAAAACCTTTTACGAAGAGTTGAACAGAATATTACTAGGAAAACCACAAGTAGATCAATTTATAACCGACGATATTGAATGA
- the raiA gene encoding ribosome-associated translation inhibitor RaiA codes for MKINITARHFEVPESLFSLIEKKKKKFERFENLILDFTLALSKDSLYFISEGKVKLKTGILNAKVQNPELGVAVNETFDKLLIQLKKHHEKLVEKNVRRK; via the coding sequence ATGAAAATAAATATTACTGCTCGGCATTTTGAAGTGCCCGAAAGTTTATTTTCTTTAATTGAAAAGAAAAAAAAGAAGTTTGAAAGGTTTGAAAATTTAATATTGGATTTTACCTTGGCTCTTTCCAAAGATTCCCTTTATTTTATTAGTGAAGGAAAAGTTAAATTAAAAACCGGAATTCTTAATGCCAAGGTACAGAATCCGGAACTGGGAGTAGCAGTAAATGAGACATTTGATAAGTTACTTATTCAGTTAAAAAAACATCATGAGAAATTAGTAGAGAAGAATGTTAGACGAAAATGA
- the nifU gene encoding Fe-S cluster assembly scaffold protein NifU — MYSEKVMEHFLNPRNVGEIPDADGIGEVGNPICGDMMTFYIKVKDNILIDVKYKTFGCGAAIAVASMVSEMAKGKTIEEALKITNEMVAKELGGLPPHKMHCSNLGADALHKAIEDYLKKKGKNERKE; from the coding sequence ATGTATTCCGAAAAGGTGATGGAACATTTTTTAAATCCTCGGAATGTTGGCGAAATTCCAGATGCCGATGGTATTGGAGAAGTAGGGAATCCGATTTGTGGTGATATGATGACTTTTTATATTAAGGTAAAAGATAATATTTTAATAGATGTAAAATATAAAACCTTTGGTTGTGGTGCAGCAATTGCTGTCGCCAGTATGGTTTCAGAAATGGCAAAAGGGAAAACAATTGAAGAAGCCTTAAAGATAACTAATGAAATGGTGGCTAAAGAACTTGGTGGTCTGCCGCCTCATAAAATGCATTGCTCTAATTTAGGAGCCGATGCTTTACATAAAGCAATTGAAGATTATTTAAAAAAGAAGGGAAAAAATGAAAGAAAAGAATAA
- a CDS encoding zinc ribbon domain-containing protein, with protein MKEKNNCHCPFCNQELAKGKIFCKSCKIEFKKCPHCEKLIPHLAKECPYCHYQF; from the coding sequence ATGAAAGAAAAGAATAATTGCCATTGCCCTTTTTGTAATCAGGAATTAGCCAAGGGAAAAATATTTTGTAAATCTTGTAAGATTGAGTTCAAAAAATGTCCCCATTGTGAAAAACTTATCCCCCATTTAGCAAAGGAATGTCCTTATTGTCATTACCAATTTTAA
- a CDS encoding biotin carboxylase N-terminal domain-containing protein: MIKKVLIANRGEIAVRIIRACKELGLKTVIVYSEADKESLGVRLADEKVCIGKGPPQESYLIASRILSTCEITNSDAVHPGYGFLAESPDFADACEEMKIIFIGPTSETIRLFGDKLFAKKMAKKYDLKIIPGSEEALKDEKEAKKIAKEIGYPILLKAAAGGGGKGMKLIHNEEELLNNFDTVKLEAKNAFLDDRIYIEKYLNPVRHIEFQILGDGKGGVWVFPPRDCTIQFRHQKIIEKSPVLNIPLEKIREVQEKILNFCSEIKYRSAGTLEFLYYDDFYFMEVNTRIQVEHPVTEMITGIDLVKEQIKIADGRNLTSKIIDGNGFAIEARISASDPDNNFIPSPGKIEKLYLPFYPFLRIDTHIYEKYIIPPYYDSLLAKYIAWGKDREEARIRLINALKETEISGVKTNKDFLLKILEDEDFLRGEYFKITERLRGGKF; encoded by the coding sequence ATGATAAAAAAAGTATTGATTGCTAATCGAGGAGAGATTGCGGTAAGGATTATTCGGGCTTGTAAGGAATTGGGACTAAAAACGGTAATTGTTTATTCCGAGGCTGACAAAGAGAGTTTAGGAGTAAGATTGGCGGATGAAAAAGTTTGTATCGGTAAAGGGCCGCCACAAGAGAGTTATCTTATTGCTTCTCGAATTCTTTCAACCTGCGAGATTACCAATTCGGATGCTGTTCATCCGGGTTACGGTTTTTTAGCAGAATCACCGGATTTTGCCGATGCTTGTGAAGAAATGAAAATAATTTTTATTGGTCCTACTTCGGAAACTATCAGACTATTTGGTGACAAGTTGTTTGCTAAGAAAATGGCAAAAAAATATGATTTAAAAATAATTCCTGGTTCCGAAGAGGCATTAAAAGATGAAAAGGAAGCCAAAAAAATTGCTAAGGAAATTGGTTATCCAATACTTTTAAAAGCCGCGGCTGGAGGCGGTGGTAAAGGTATGAAGTTGATTCATAATGAAGAAGAACTTTTAAATAATTTTGATACGGTAAAATTAGAGGCAAAAAATGCCTTTTTAGATGATCGAATTTATATCGAAAAATATTTAAATCCGGTAAGGCATATTGAATTCCAAATTTTAGGCGATGGTAAAGGTGGTGTTTGGGTATTTCCGCCACGAGATTGTACAATTCAATTTCGTCATCAAAAGATAATTGAAAAAAGTCCGGTTTTGAATATTCCTCTGGAAAAAATTAGGGAAGTACAAGAGAAGATATTAAATTTCTGTTCCGAAATAAAATACCGGAGTGCCGGAACTTTGGAATTTCTTTATTATGATGATTTCTATTTTATGGAAGTAAATACCCGAATTCAAGTAGAACATCCCGTAACCGAAATGATTACCGGTATAGATTTAGTAAAAGAACAAATAAAAATTGCTGATGGTCGAAATCTAACTTCCAAAATTATTGATGGAAATGGTTTTGCTATTGAGGCACGAATAAGCGCCAGTGATCCAGATAATAATTTTATTCCCTCTCCTGGTAAAATCGAGAAACTTTATTTGCCCTTTTATCCCTTTTTGAGAATTGATACCCATATCTATGAAAAGTATATTATTCCTCCTTATTATGATTCTTTATTAGCAAAATATATTGCTTGGGGTAAAGATCGAGAAGAAGCAAGAATTAGATTGATTAACGCTTTAAAGGAAACGGAAATTAGCGGAGTAAAAACTAATAAAGATTTTCTTCTGAAAATTTTAGAAGACGAAGATTTCCTAAGAGGCGAGTATTTCAAAATTACTGAGAGGTTAAGAGGAGGTAAATTTTAA
- the efp gene encoding elongation factor P: MITPNDFRFGTIIKLEDGYYQVIEYQRVKIAQRRAFVRTKLKNLSTGQVIEKNFDSDETFEEIEVDRKKGQFLYSEGENYYFMDLESYETISFPKEVLGDRIYYLTENLEITILYLQGKPVNIEVPTFVVLQVVETQASFKGDTMSGSSKPAKLSTGLVIDVPFFVEVGDYVRVDTRTNSYVERVL; this comes from the coding sequence ATGATTACACCAAATGATTTCCGTTTTGGAACAATTATTAAATTAGAAGATGGTTATTACCAAGTAATAGAATATCAGCGGGTAAAAATTGCCCAAAGAAGGGCTTTTGTTAGGACTAAATTGAAAAATCTATCAACCGGTCAAGTTATTGAGAAGAATTTTGATTCGGACGAGACCTTTGAAGAGATTGAAGTAGATAGAAAAAAAGGTCAGTTTCTTTACTCCGAAGGAGAGAATTATTACTTTATGGATTTAGAATCCTATGAGACAATCTCTTTTCCCAAAGAAGTGCTCGGTGATCGGATTTACTACCTTACCGAGAATTTGGAAATAACTATTCTCTATCTTCAAGGAAAACCGGTAAATATTGAAGTGCCCACTTTTGTAGTTTTACAAGTAGTCGAAACTCAGGCATCCTTTAAAGGGGATACTATGTCGGGTTCTTCTAAACCAGCAAAACTTTCTACCGGTTTAGTGATCGATGTTCCTTTCTTTGTGGAGGTTGGCGATTATGTGAGAGTTGATACAAGGACAAATAGTTATGTGGAAAGGGTTTTATGA
- a CDS encoding aminopeptidase P family protein, protein MEEIYQKRQKKIFEYIFKKNLDGFLVTDLVNIRYLSGFTGSNGYLLFFDDKVYFYTDFRYELQSKREVKADQIIIIKKNFFTSPPREVLKIKKLGIERESVNIDNYTKLLDYFRKKRKKIKLLPLANFIKEELRAIKDEEEIRLISKAARITDEVFNKLLKEIKEGITERDLALFIENEFRKEGEVAFPVIVASGANSALPHARASDKKIAFGEAIVIDIGAKYQGYCSDMTRTIFLGNVDSELKKVYQIVWDAQKRAIDFLKTNKKFKTKEVDFQARSYIKDKGYGEYFGHGLGHGVGLEVHEKPWLSFLSKDRIKPNMIFTIEPGIYLPNIGGVRIEDLILFKEDELVYLSQSEKNLIVL, encoded by the coding sequence ATGGAAGAAATTTATCAAAAAAGACAAAAGAAAATCTTTGAATATATTTTTAAAAAGAATTTGGATGGTTTTTTAGTCACCGATTTGGTTAACATTCGTTATCTTTCCGGATTTACAGGAAGCAATGGTTATCTCTTATTTTTTGATGATAAAGTATATTTTTATACCGATTTTAGATATGAACTCCAAAGCAAAAGGGAAGTGAAGGCTGACCAGATAATTATTATTAAAAAAAATTTTTTTACCTCTCCACCGCGAGAAGTTTTAAAAATTAAAAAATTAGGAATAGAAAGGGAGAGCGTTAATATTGATAATTACACTAAACTTTTAGATTATTTTAGAAAAAAAAGAAAGAAAATAAAACTTTTACCTTTAGCTAATTTTATCAAAGAAGAATTGCGAGCAATTAAAGACGAAGAAGAGATAAGATTGATAAGTAAGGCAGCAAGGATCACTGATGAAGTTTTTAATAAATTATTAAAAGAGATAAAAGAAGGAATTACGGAAAGGGATTTAGCCTTATTTATTGAGAATGAGTTTAGAAAAGAAGGCGAAGTTGCTTTTCCGGTGATTGTTGCCAGTGGAGCGAATTCGGCATTGCCACACGCAAGGGCGAGTGATAAGAAAATAGCCTTTGGTGAAGCAATTGTGATTGATATTGGCGCAAAATATCAGGGTTATTGTTCAGATATGACCCGAACAATATTTTTAGGAAATGTTGATAGCGAACTTAAAAAGGTTTATCAGATTGTTTGGGATGCTCAGAAAAGAGCGATTGATTTTCTAAAAACAAATAAAAAATTCAAAACCAAAGAGGTTGATTTTCAAGCAAGGAGTTATATAAAAGATAAAGGCTATGGCGAATATTTTGGTCATGGTTTAGGACATGGGGTTGGTTTAGAAGTTCACGAAAAGCCTTGGCTTTCTTTTCTTTCTAAAGATAGAATAAAGCCAAATATGATTTTTACTATTGAACCGGGTATTTATCTTCCTAATATTGGAGGTGTACGGATTGAGGATTTAATTCTCTTTAAGGAAGACGAACTTGTTTATCTTTCTCAAAGCGAGAAAAATCTTATAGTTTTATAA